The Candidatus Koribacter versatilis Ellin345 genome has a segment encoding these proteins:
- a CDS encoding response regulator produces the protein MKNPNFLLTLKVLLVDDECDELELRAAILRLAGLSVLTAPGPIEALSLVDSVGHIDVAVIDYEMPYMNGGALAACLKAKMPHLTIALYSAAIGIPSRDLTAADAFIPKAEGAFVLLQYLSRVSRALQPIYPDFTNSVKRLK, from the coding sequence TTGAAAAATCCGAACTTTCTCCTCACTCTAAAAGTTCTTCTTGTTGATGACGAGTGTGATGAACTGGAACTGCGGGCTGCGATTTTGAGGCTGGCTGGCCTTTCCGTGCTAACTGCACCAGGGCCAATTGAAGCGCTGTCTCTCGTCGATTCTGTCGGTCACATCGATGTCGCCGTGATCGATTACGAGATGCCGTACATGAACGGAGGGGCTCTGGCGGCGTGCCTCAAGGCGAAGATGCCACACCTGACCATTGCCTTGTACTCTGCTGCAATCGGTATTCCGTCCCGCGATCTGACCGCTGCTGACGCCTTTATCCCGAAAGCCGAAGGCGCATTTGTGTTGCTGCAGTATCTGTCGCGTGTATCTCGTGCACTGCAACCCATTTATCCGGACTTCACGAACAGTGTTAAGAGGCTCAAATGA
- the msrA gene encoding peptide-methionine (S)-S-oxide reductase MsrA yields the protein MVTRLVGSCVVLGCAMFLAGCNAHATPSSRKAIPAANVDVALASASGKQTAVFAGGCFWGTQAVFERVKGVISTTAGYSGGSAATATYDQVTTETTGHAESLEVVFDPSKITYGQLLRIFFSVAHDPTQLNHQGPDVGASYRSAIFYVNDDQKRIANTYIAQLDTAKVFPAQIVTEVTPLKGFYRAEDYHQDYALHHPDNPYILVCDRPKIESLKRQFPELFVDYKGRH from the coding sequence ATGGTGACTCGTCTGGTAGGTAGTTGTGTGGTGTTGGGGTGCGCGATGTTTCTTGCTGGTTGTAATGCCCATGCCACTCCCTCTTCAAGAAAAGCAATTCCAGCGGCGAACGTGGACGTTGCACTGGCGTCAGCCTCCGGGAAACAAACAGCAGTATTCGCCGGCGGCTGCTTTTGGGGAACGCAGGCCGTTTTTGAAAGGGTGAAGGGTGTTATCAGCACTACGGCCGGATATTCTGGCGGCTCAGCCGCGACTGCAACTTACGATCAGGTGACGACGGAAACGACCGGACATGCTGAGTCCCTCGAAGTGGTTTTCGACCCGTCCAAAATCACTTACGGCCAGTTGCTGCGCATCTTTTTTTCCGTCGCCCACGATCCAACCCAACTCAACCACCAAGGACCAGACGTGGGTGCTTCGTATCGATCGGCCATCTTTTACGTTAACGATGATCAAAAGCGAATTGCGAACACCTACATCGCGCAACTCGACACCGCGAAGGTCTTTCCGGCGCAGATCGTAACTGAAGTAACGCCGTTGAAGGGTTTCTACCGTGCCGAGGACTACCATCAGGATTACGCGCTCCATCACCCGGACAATCCTTACATCCTGGTCTGCGATCGTCCAAAGATCGAATCACTGAAGCGCCAGTTTCCTGAACTCTTTGTCGATTATAAAGGGCGACACTGA
- a CDS encoding pyridoxamine 5'-phosphate oxidase family protein, whose translation MPYFGSLVFTPLVKALQERYGSRRQYERLEKSAATPARMSADETSYIAERDTFYMATIGSTGWPYIQHRGGPKGFLKVIDDSTLAFADFRGNKQYISTGNLMSDNRVALILIDYPRQLRLKVLGRVEIFEGEIAEQWLKKVREPQYKAIAERVYVIRIEAFDWNCQQHIVPRYTEMEIREATVMFEHRMQALIEENQRLTDQLAQCQSEPAVQENKGEKHANNQS comes from the coding sequence ATGCCCTATTTCGGATCACTGGTGTTTACGCCGCTGGTCAAAGCTCTTCAGGAACGGTATGGGAGCCGACGGCAGTATGAGCGACTGGAAAAGTCCGCCGCGACGCCGGCCAGGATGAGCGCCGATGAAACGTCGTATATCGCCGAACGCGACACGTTTTACATGGCGACGATCGGCTCAACCGGCTGGCCCTACATCCAGCACCGCGGCGGCCCGAAGGGCTTTTTGAAAGTGATCGACGACAGCACGTTGGCGTTCGCGGACTTCCGCGGGAACAAACAGTACATCAGCACCGGCAACCTCATGAGCGACAACAGAGTGGCGCTCATTCTGATCGACTATCCCCGGCAACTCCGTCTCAAGGTGCTGGGCCGCGTCGAGATATTTGAAGGAGAGATTGCAGAGCAGTGGCTGAAGAAGGTCCGCGAGCCACAGTACAAAGCAATCGCGGAGAGAGTTTATGTCATACGAATCGAGGCTTTCGATTGGAACTGTCAACAGCACATCGTTCCGCGCTACACCGAAATGGAGATTCGCGAAGCAACTGTGATGTTTGAGCACCGCATGCAGGCGTTAATCGAAGAAAACCAGAGACTCACAGATCAACTCGCGCAGTGCCAGAGCGAGCCAGCCGTTCAGGAGAACAAAGGAGAGAAGCATGCCAACAATCAAAGTTAA
- a CDS encoding MBL fold metallo-hydrolase, whose product MISGMRREFSRRQFLVGGAIAVAAAYVAPMRLFGNADDLVEGAIKQSATAKIEVQTLRRNVSVLLGPGGNIAVLAGSDGKILVDAEIVSARRQVSAALASISKDPIRQLINTHWHFDHTGGNEWLHEAGASILAQENTRKHLLRDTRVDGWNHTFLKAPAGAIPSEVFQEKHTLHVNSSTMELRHYLPAHTDSDISVHFTEADIFHAGDTFWNRSYPFIDYSTGGSIDGQIRAAEENLSKVSRDTIIVPGHGAVSGRSDLALFRDVLVEMREKVAVFKRQGRTLSEVIDAKPGARYDEEWGQSFMSPSAFVALVYQGV is encoded by the coding sequence ATGATTAGCGGAATGCGTCGCGAATTTTCTCGTCGCCAGTTTCTCGTGGGAGGCGCAATCGCAGTGGCGGCTGCCTACGTTGCTCCAATGCGGCTATTTGGAAACGCAGACGATTTGGTGGAAGGTGCCATCAAGCAGTCGGCCACGGCGAAGATAGAGGTCCAGACCCTCCGGCGCAATGTGAGTGTTCTTCTGGGGCCGGGCGGGAACATCGCGGTACTTGCTGGGTCAGACGGGAAGATACTTGTCGATGCGGAGATCGTGAGCGCGCGGCGTCAAGTCTCTGCGGCTCTCGCGAGCATTAGCAAAGATCCCATTCGGCAACTGATCAATACTCATTGGCATTTTGATCACACGGGCGGCAACGAGTGGTTGCATGAGGCTGGAGCTAGCATCCTGGCACAGGAGAACACGCGCAAACATCTCTTGCGAGACACGCGAGTGGACGGCTGGAATCATACTTTCCTGAAAGCGCCGGCCGGCGCGATTCCGTCCGAGGTTTTCCAGGAGAAACATACGCTCCATGTGAACAGCAGCACCATGGAACTCAGGCACTATCTACCTGCCCACACCGATTCCGACATCTCCGTGCACTTCACAGAGGCTGACATCTTCCACGCGGGCGATACCTTCTGGAACCGTTCATATCCTTTCATCGACTACTCGACTGGAGGCAGCATCGACGGACAGATCCGCGCGGCGGAAGAGAACCTGTCCAAAGTGAGTAGAGATACGATCATCGTTCCCGGGCATGGCGCAGTGTCTGGAAGATCCGATCTTGCTTTGTTCCGCGATGTACTCGTCGAGATGCGCGAGAAGGTGGCAGTTTTCAAGAGACAGGGGCGGACGCTGAGCGAAGTGATCGACGCCAAACCGGGAGCTCGCTATGACGAGGAGTGGGGGCAATCTTTCATGAGCCCAAGTGCGTTCGTCGCGTTGGTCTACCAAGGTGTCTGA
- a CDS encoding sigma-70 family RNA polymerase sigma factor: MHTITRDENHRSRYRGCRNADNSGVEGRQDSRVKRYASCVEFQQVFLKNLDSIFQLCVLLMGNDQNAEQYLLDAFDDCVLAQQVFRDWALAWAKHTVIENAIRTLKSRPKNAELLRVPEQPSIEDSDTVEAPQANALAIMALRDFERIVLVMSVFERYSDRHCALLLGCSVERIRAARTRALVQLSSSPESESAISVDRTKDADLTQAGPPLFTSVERL, from the coding sequence ATGCACACGATCACACGGGATGAAAACCACCGCAGTCGGTATCGAGGCTGCCGGAATGCAGATAACAGTGGCGTGGAAGGCAGACAGGATTCACGGGTGAAAAGGTATGCGAGCTGTGTGGAATTTCAACAAGTCTTTCTAAAGAACCTCGATTCGATATTTCAGCTTTGCGTGTTGCTTATGGGCAATGATCAAAACGCAGAGCAATACCTTTTGGATGCTTTCGACGACTGCGTGTTGGCCCAGCAAGTGTTCCGAGATTGGGCACTCGCGTGGGCTAAACACACAGTAATCGAAAACGCGATCCGCACGCTGAAGTCGCGCCCGAAGAATGCGGAATTGCTGCGGGTGCCCGAACAGCCGTCGATCGAAGATTCCGACACCGTCGAAGCCCCGCAAGCCAACGCGTTGGCCATTATGGCGCTGCGAGACTTTGAACGCATCGTACTAGTCATGTCTGTTTTCGAACGATATTCGGATCGACATTGCGCACTTCTTCTTGGTTGCTCTGTCGAGAGAATCCGTGCCGCGCGGACTCGGGCATTAGTGCAGCTCTCCTCCTCACCTGAGAGTGAGAGCGCAATATCGGTGGATCGAACGAAAGATGCTGATCTAACTCAAGCAGGTCCACCCTTGTTCACGTCGGTCGAACGGCTCTGA
- the msrA gene encoding peptide-methionine (S)-S-oxide reductase MsrA, translated as MLTERALIAGGCFWGMQQLLRRYPGVISTRVGYSGGDVSNATYRNHGTHAEAIEIIFDPEQLTYRTLLEFFFQIHDPTTLNRQGNDRGTSYRSAIFYTSDEQKRIAIDTIADVNASGIWPGKVVTEVEPAGAFWEAEPEHQDYLEYYPNGYNCHFIRPDWKLPRRSEKASFSS; from the coding sequence ATATTGACCGAACGCGCACTTATTGCAGGCGGTTGCTTTTGGGGTATGCAGCAGCTACTGCGCCGCTACCCCGGTGTGATTTCGACACGGGTCGGCTATTCGGGTGGCGACGTATCCAACGCGACCTACCGTAATCACGGCACCCATGCCGAGGCAATTGAAATCATCTTTGATCCTGAGCAGCTCACTTACAGGACGCTGCTAGAGTTCTTCTTCCAAATTCATGACCCAACCACGCTTAATCGCCAAGGGAACGACAGGGGAACCAGCTATCGTTCCGCCATTTTCTACACTAGCGACGAACAGAAACGAATTGCAATAGACACCATCGCGGATGTCAACGCATCGGGTATTTGGCCCGGTAAAGTGGTGACTGAAGTCGAACCGGCAGGTGCTTTTTGGGAAGCCGAGCCGGAACATCAAGATTATCTGGAGTACTATCCGAACGGCTACAACTGCCATTTCATTCGACCCGACTGGAAGCTTCCGCGGCGATCTGAAAAAGCGTCTTTTAGTTCCTAA
- a CDS encoding alpha/beta fold hydrolase gives MKNTGVSLGTNFPVRYQTARIKNLDIFYREAGSKDAPVLLLLHGFPTSSNMFRNLIPRLAGTFRLIAPDYPGYGLSSMPDRKDFAYTFENYALLMDGLLEQLGVDRYSLYVMDYGAPVGYRLALRHSERVQGLVVQNGNAYDDGLLAFWDPIKKYWKDGLPESRAAIEFLVEAKSTRWQYENGVKDKTLLDPTTWTLDQIGLDRKGNVDIQMDLMYDYRTNVPLYPQFQAFFRKYQPPTLIVWGKNDFIFPAEGAAPYSHDLKKIETHMLDTGHFALETHGEEIASRIEDFFIKQRSRAA, from the coding sequence ATGAAAAACACTGGCGTATCCCTTGGGACGAACTTCCCCGTTCGCTATCAAACGGCACGTATCAAAAATCTTGACATCTTCTATCGGGAAGCCGGCTCGAAGGATGCCCCTGTCCTTCTGCTTCTTCATGGGTTTCCGACATCTTCAAACATGTTTCGAAACCTCATACCGCGGCTTGCGGGAACGTTCCGCTTGATCGCGCCGGACTATCCGGGCTACGGGTTGAGCAGCATGCCTGATCGCAAGGACTTTGCTTACACCTTCGAGAACTACGCACTTCTGATGGACGGACTGCTCGAGCAGCTCGGGGTTGATCGGTACTCGTTGTATGTGATGGATTACGGAGCGCCGGTTGGCTATCGGCTGGCTTTGCGGCATTCCGAGCGCGTGCAGGGGCTCGTTGTTCAGAACGGCAACGCATACGACGATGGGCTCCTCGCGTTCTGGGACCCGATCAAGAAGTATTGGAAAGATGGTTTGCCGGAGAGCCGCGCCGCGATCGAATTTCTGGTCGAAGCCAAGTCCACTCGCTGGCAGTACGAGAACGGCGTCAAAGACAAGACGCTTCTCGATCCGACAACTTGGACGCTGGACCAGATCGGTCTCGACCGCAAGGGGAATGTCGACATTCAAATGGACCTGATGTACGACTACCGAACCAACGTCCCTCTGTATCCGCAATTCCAGGCATTCTTCCGCAAGTATCAGCCGCCCACGTTGATCGTGTGGGGCAAGAACGACTTCATCTTTCCGGCGGAAGGCGCTGCGCCGTACAGCCACGACCTTAAGAAGATCGAAACTCACATGCTCGACACCGGACATTTCGCGCTTGAGACGCACGGAGAAGAGATCGCGAGTCGAATCGAAGACTTCTTCATCAAACAGCGAAGCCGGGCGGCCTAG
- a CDS encoding response regulator transcription factor, translating into MVVIVDDDELIRGSLAGLMKAAGLPALTFASADEFLISGEAERTACLISDIRMPGMSGLELQAKLNETHREIPIIFITAHGDEKFRLRALRAGAVEFLTKPFDDEALLDSVRAALEM; encoded by the coding sequence GTGGTCGTGATTGTTGATGATGATGAGTTGATTCGCGGCTCGCTTGCCGGATTGATGAAGGCGGCTGGGCTTCCTGCTTTAACATTTGCGTCCGCGGACGAATTCCTGATATCCGGCGAGGCGGAGCGGACGGCATGTCTTATCTCTGATATTCGGATGCCCGGGATGTCAGGTCTGGAACTCCAGGCCAAGCTCAACGAAACCCATCGCGAAATTCCTATCATCTTTATCACGGCTCATGGCGATGAAAAGTTTCGATTGCGAGCTCTTCGCGCCGGAGCAGTGGAATTTCTGACTAAACCATTTGACGACGAGGCATTGCTCGACAGCGTGCGTGCAGCACTCGAAATGTGA
- the msrB gene encoding peptide-methionine (R)-S-oxide reductase MsrB → MPTYKRNPDAVSRLSPEQYRVTQTSGTERPFHNAYWDNREPGIYVDVVSGEPLFASIHKFDSHTGWPSFTKPIESENVVENIDVSHGTTETEVRSRHGDSHLGHVFPDGPLAEGGLRYCINSASLRFIHFDELENEGYGIYRKIFQTQNKE, encoded by the coding sequence ATGCCGACATACAAGAGGAATCCCGACGCTGTGTCCCGCCTCTCTCCTGAACAATATCGGGTTACGCAAACTAGTGGGACGGAGCGCCCCTTTCACAATGCCTACTGGGACAACAGAGAGCCTGGCATTTACGTGGACGTAGTCTCTGGGGAACCACTGTTCGCATCGATCCATAAGTTTGACAGTCATACAGGCTGGCCGAGTTTCACCAAACCAATCGAGAGCGAAAATGTTGTAGAGAACATCGACGTTAGCCACGGGACAACAGAGACGGAAGTTCGCTCAAGGCATGGCGACAGTCACCTTGGTCACGTGTTTCCGGACGGCCCACTCGCGGAAGGCGGACTCCGCTATTGTATTAATTCAGCTTCGCTGCGATTCATTCATTTCGATGAACTCGAGAACGAGGGCTACGGCATCTATCGCAAGATATTCCAGACTCAAAATAAGGAGTAA
- a CDS encoding response regulator transcription factor, producing the protein MSDVGAAVVFVVDDDPQVRASIQGLLKSAGLNSQCFESAEQFLQTKGPDGPSCLVVDVSLPGISGLDFQQQLKEAGLSIPIVFITAHGDIPMTVRAMKSGALEFLTKPFEPEHLLSVVEQALACDVARLAVEAEEAALRARYEMLTRREREVMGLVVSGFLNKQIASELGTSEITIKVHRGRVMLKMQAGSLAELVRMAERLHLFRTIH; encoded by the coding sequence ATGAGTGACGTGGGCGCTGCCGTGGTTTTTGTAGTCGACGATGATCCTCAGGTGCGTGCATCCATCCAAGGGCTGCTAAAGTCGGCTGGATTGAATTCGCAGTGCTTCGAGTCGGCTGAACAGTTCTTGCAAACCAAGGGTCCGGATGGGCCAAGTTGCCTGGTCGTCGATGTGAGTCTTCCTGGCATCAGCGGCCTTGATTTTCAACAGCAGCTGAAAGAAGCAGGGCTTTCGATCCCCATTGTCTTTATTACGGCGCATGGCGATATTCCAATGACGGTCAGAGCAATGAAATCAGGAGCTTTGGAATTTTTGACAAAGCCATTTGAACCAGAACACTTGCTAAGCGTGGTTGAGCAAGCTCTCGCTTGCGACGTCGCTCGCCTTGCAGTAGAAGCAGAGGAGGCTGCCTTGCGTGCCCGGTATGAGATGTTGACGCGGCGTGAGCGAGAAGTAATGGGCCTGGTGGTTTCCGGGTTCCTTAATAAGCAAATCGCTTCGGAACTTGGGACTAGCGAAATCACCATCAAGGTTCATCGTGGCCGGGTCATGCTTAAAATGCAAGCTGGATCTCTTGCTGAGCTAGTAAGAATGGCTGAGAGACTCCACCTATTCCGTACAATTCACTGA
- a CDS encoding Dps family protein, whose amino-acid sequence MSSKENSGTSHKVSAQPRLHQKAAEIQPYGSAIMLLPLELEHPVRLEMTAQLNQLLADTMTLRDLYKKCHWQVAGPTFYQLHLLFDKHHGEQSELVDSIAERIQLLGGVSIAMAHDVAETTRIERPPRGREEVPVQISRLLDAHQILIRQCRPLARRAAALGDDGTNDLVVSDVLRSNELQVWFLSEHLVDVPLVRAFETARTT is encoded by the coding sequence ATGTCCTCGAAAGAGAATTCTGGTACTTCCCACAAAGTTAGCGCTCAGCCGCGACTTCACCAAAAAGCGGCGGAGATTCAGCCGTACGGATCGGCAATCATGCTGCTTCCGCTTGAGTTGGAGCATCCGGTTCGGCTCGAGATGACGGCTCAACTCAACCAGTTGCTCGCTGACACCATGACGCTGCGGGATCTATATAAGAAATGCCACTGGCAGGTGGCAGGCCCAACGTTCTATCAGCTTCATCTGCTATTCGATAAGCATCACGGCGAGCAATCCGAATTAGTAGATTCCATTGCCGAAAGAATCCAGCTCCTCGGCGGAGTGAGCATCGCGATGGCTCACGATGTTGCAGAGACCACGCGGATCGAGCGCCCTCCGCGTGGACGTGAAGAAGTGCCCGTACAGATCTCGCGCCTATTGGATGCGCATCAGATCCTCATCCGGCAATGTCGTCCACTGGCTCGGCGTGCAGCGGCATTAGGGGACGACGGCACCAATGATCTGGTCGTCAGCGATGTGCTGCGAAGCAATGAGTTGCAGGTTTGGTTCTTAAGTGAGCACCTGGTTGATGTACCGCTAGTGCGTGCGTTTGAGACGGCTCGGACAACATAA
- a CDS encoding DUF1427 family protein has product MLKIITGLFVGFLIGAGCRWFDIPLPGPPKLVGAVLVLSVTAGYVATGRLIEARSPGKRIALNEQWCGGPNGEVISRSVSQSKS; this is encoded by the coding sequence ATGCTGAAGATCATAACGGGGCTCTTTGTGGGTTTCCTCATCGGTGCCGGTTGTCGGTGGTTCGACATTCCGTTACCCGGCCCACCGAAATTGGTAGGAGCCGTCCTCGTACTTTCCGTCACAGCGGGTTATGTTGCCACCGGCAGATTGATCGAGGCTCGGTCCCCAGGCAAAAGGATCGCGCTGAATGAGCAGTGGTGTGGAGGCCCGAACGGAGAGGTGATCTCCCGAAGCGTCTCTCAATCCAAATCTTGA
- a CDS encoding L-lactate MFS transporter, producing MATNRYFIAVAGVAIQMALGAVYAWSVFRTPLVLRFGWSLSQVTLTFTISIFTLGVAAFFGGLWLNRSGPRVVALAGGLLYGSGVILARFSTNGLWWLYLTYGVIGGAGLGLGYIVPVAVLVKWFPDRRGLITGIAVGGFGAGALITAPLATMLIMRAGILSTFAYLGVAYLLVTVLAGWFMQNPPDGWQPRSTIRKNAKPQHPNDFSLREALHTWQWWALWVTLFLNTTAGISVISQEAPIFQELTHVSVAGAAALVGIVSIGNALGRVFWAWVSDLITRKATFVVMFLMQVVLFWILPGVTSVTLATLIAFTILMCYGGGFGTMPAFAADYFGATNVGPIYGLMLTAWGTASAFGPLLIAHTRETSGTYRGALHLIAVIVLVSTAVPLVVSAPRRKSITGSNSQQQRIEAA from the coding sequence TTGGCAACAAACCGCTACTTCATTGCTGTCGCGGGAGTCGCTATTCAGATGGCGCTCGGTGCCGTGTATGCGTGGAGCGTTTTTCGGACACCGCTCGTGTTGCGATTCGGTTGGAGTCTTTCCCAAGTGACATTGACATTCACCATCAGCATATTCACGCTTGGCGTCGCGGCATTCTTCGGCGGCCTCTGGTTGAACAGATCCGGACCGAGGGTGGTGGCACTGGCGGGCGGACTGCTATACGGATCTGGCGTGATTTTAGCGCGCTTCTCCACCAATGGCCTTTGGTGGCTGTACCTGACGTACGGCGTCATCGGCGGCGCTGGTCTTGGATTGGGCTACATCGTCCCTGTTGCGGTCCTCGTCAAATGGTTCCCCGACCGGCGCGGTCTCATCACCGGGATCGCCGTGGGAGGCTTCGGCGCGGGCGCCCTGATCACTGCGCCGCTCGCGACAATGCTGATCATGCGTGCCGGCATACTATCCACCTTCGCATATCTGGGAGTCGCATACCTCCTGGTGACGGTACTCGCCGGGTGGTTCATGCAGAATCCTCCGGACGGATGGCAGCCGAGGTCGACTATTCGGAAGAATGCGAAGCCGCAGCACCCGAATGACTTCTCTTTGCGCGAAGCCCTCCACACGTGGCAGTGGTGGGCACTTTGGGTCACTCTCTTCCTGAATACCACTGCTGGAATTTCGGTAATTTCCCAGGAAGCGCCAATCTTCCAGGAGTTGACTCACGTTAGCGTGGCGGGTGCGGCAGCATTGGTAGGAATTGTTAGTATCGGCAATGCGCTCGGTAGAGTTTTCTGGGCGTGGGTTTCGGATTTGATCACACGAAAAGCAACTTTCGTCGTGATGTTCCTGATGCAGGTGGTGCTCTTCTGGATACTGCCCGGGGTCACCAGTGTCACACTCGCGACGCTCATCGCATTCACAATATTGATGTGCTATGGAGGCGGATTCGGAACAATGCCAGCCTTCGCGGCGGATTACTTCGGCGCCACAAATGTCGGTCCGATCTACGGACTCATGCTGACCGCGTGGGGCACCGCCAGCGCCTTCGGCCCACTTCTCATTGCCCATACTCGCGAAACGAGTGGAACATATCGCGGCGCACTGCACCTGATCGCCGTAATCGTTCTCGTCTCGACGGCCGTGCCTCTCGTTGTCTCTGCGCCTCGTCGGAAGAGCATTACAGGGTCAAATTCACAGCAGCAGCGGATTGAGGCCGCGTAG
- a CDS encoding DoxX family protein: MHQQVSLFNDASLLLLRLLVGFIFATSGFRHITNSKARSLGLGLSPGLTHLLAVIELAAGAAVALGFMVPVAAASLILIMLGAIYRKIFVWHIGFWGEKNSGWHYDLLFVAMSLVIISSGGGQLAL; this comes from the coding sequence ATGCATCAGCAAGTCTCGCTATTCAATGATGCCAGCCTGTTGCTTCTTCGCCTGCTCGTAGGTTTCATTTTCGCGACGAGCGGCTTCAGGCACATCACCAACTCCAAGGCGCGCTCACTTGGGTTGGGACTGAGCCCAGGCCTCACTCATTTGTTGGCCGTGATTGAGCTCGCTGCGGGGGCTGCCGTTGCACTTGGATTTATGGTTCCGGTCGCCGCTGCCAGTTTGATCCTGATCATGCTCGGTGCAATCTACCGAAAGATATTCGTTTGGCACATCGGATTCTGGGGAGAAAAGAATTCGGGTTGGCATTACGATCTCCTTTTTGTGGCGATGAGCCTCGTGATCATCTCTTCGGGCGGCGGTCAGCTCGCTCTGTGA
- a CDS encoding glucose 1-dehydrogenase gives MKATKALQDKVALITGGSSGIGLATAKRFVDEGAFVFLTGRREPELLAAANELGPSAIAIRTDSSLISDVEKILARIRETKGKLDILFANAGIGEFLPLGVITEEHFDKIFSTNVKGIVFLVQKALPLMPSGSSIVLNASIASIKGMPAFSIYSASKAALRSFARSWTTDLRRQQIRVNAVSPGVISTPGYDGLGLSKQEMETFLKTNAETIPLGRVGTPDEVAKAVVFLSSDESSYISGIELFVDGGLAQI, from the coding sequence ATGAAAGCAACCAAAGCACTTCAAGATAAAGTCGCGCTCATCACTGGCGGCAGTTCGGGAATAGGACTCGCAACAGCGAAACGCTTCGTTGACGAAGGTGCTTTCGTGTTCCTTACAGGACGGAGAGAACCTGAGCTTCTGGCGGCGGCAAATGAGTTGGGTCCAAGCGCAATCGCGATTCGCACCGATTCTTCGCTCATCTCCGACGTGGAGAAAATTCTCGCAAGGATCAGAGAAACAAAGGGGAAGCTCGATATTCTGTTCGCAAATGCCGGAATTGGTGAGTTCCTTCCGTTGGGAGTGATTACCGAGGAGCACTTTGACAAGATCTTCTCTACCAACGTCAAAGGGATCGTCTTCCTGGTGCAAAAGGCTCTTCCACTGATGCCCTCAGGGTCGAGCATCGTCCTCAATGCCTCCATCGCATCGATCAAGGGCATGCCGGCATTCAGCATCTACAGTGCCAGCAAGGCAGCTTTGCGCTCATTCGCCCGTTCATGGACCACAGATCTAAGGCGACAGCAGATTCGCGTGAATGCCGTCAGCCCTGGCGTCATTTCCACTCCAGGTTATGACGGCCTCGGTCTTTCTAAGCAAGAGATGGAAACCTTTCTCAAGACCAACGCCGAGACGATTCCACTTGGGAGAGTAGGAACCCCCGACGAAGTGGCAAAGGCGGTGGTATTCCTTTCTTCAGACGAGAGCAGCTACATTAGCGGCATCGAACTTTTTGTGGACGGCGGACTCGCGCAGATCTAG